The DNA segment ACGCTGCTCGGCTGCCTGCGGCGACACCTTCTCCCCTGACAGGAACTCCACCAGGGCCTTGGCCTGCTCGGGGTACCGCGTCTTCGCCGACAGGGTGGCCAGCGTGCCGCCCTGGAACAGCGCCGGACGCTGCTGGTTCAGCATGAAGCCGGCGATCTTGTCCTCGGCGATCAGCTCCGGGGCGCTCTCGGACACCTGCCGCCACATGTCGTTGTGTCCGACCATCATCGCCGCCCGGCCCTGGACGAGGGGCGCGACGACCGCCCCCTTCTGGGTGAAGCCGTAGTCCTCGATCTTCTCCGTGCGGATGACGTCGACCATCCACTGGAGGGCGTCCACGGCCTCGGCCGAGTCGAAGACGGGCTTGCCGTCGGCGAACAGGTCGGCCCCGTGCGCCCACATGAGGGGAAGGTAGGTCTGGCGCAGGTCGTTGCTGAGGATGTCCACGCCGGCCCGCGTCAGCTTGCCGCCCTCGCGGACGGTCAGCTCCTTGCCCATCTCCTTCAGCTCGGTCAGGTCCTTCGGCGGCGCGTCGATTCCCGCCTCGGCCAAAATGTCCTTGCGGTAGATGCCTATCCGGGTGTCGAGCAGGATGGGGCGGGCGTATGTCCTGCCCTCGTAGATCCCGGGCTGCACCACCCGCGGGTTGTAGAGACGGTCCAGTTCGGACTGGCTCGTCCCGAGGTCGGCGAGCACACCCTTCTCGACGAAGGGCGGGATCCAGCCGACACCCATCAGCATGACGTCGTAGGGCTGTCCCCCTACGATTGAGGTGGCGAGCTTCTCGTTGAGC comes from the Streptomyces sp. KMM 9044 genome and includes:
- a CDS encoding ABC transporter substrate-binding protein, producing the protein MRPRTSPLSRRRLLGLGAAAAAGAALSACGGPAPRKEGGGDASLRLLTPIFDRADGQKLLTSLLADFKKDHPGVTVQVDYTEYGKLNEKLATSIVGGQPYDVMLMGVGWIPPFVEKGVLADLGTSQSELDRLYNPRVVQPGIYEGRTYARPILLDTRIGIYRKDILAEAGIDAPPKDLTELKEMGKELTVREGGKLTRAGVDILSNDLRQTYLPLMWAHGADLFADGKPVFDSAEAVDALQWMVDVIRTEKIEDYGFTQKGAVVAPLVQGRAAMMVGHNDMWRQVSESAPELIAEDKIAGFMLNQQRPALFQGGTLATLSAKTRYPEQAKALVEFLSGEKVSPQAAEQRGNIPAVLSAADSDYVRNNKLVSFAVDNLDHAFSEGGVPTWLEIREEFKPALESALLGKSSPADALRGLAEKAEAIIAKGA